In Methanobacterium spitsbergense, a single genomic region encodes these proteins:
- a CDS encoding toll/interleukin-1 receptor domain-containing protein → MSSEELKKYFEDAYDNLDDQIKRILTEDIESKNGNVITRMEESKELNWDVFICHASEDKADIVEPLAKCLRSYGVKVWYDDFTLKVGDSISRSIDMGLSKSKQGIIVISKDFIRKSEGWPGHELGGMRAKKMKEKTKIIPIWHGVDEDDIIEYSPSLLDIKAINSKRIKLKEICLSVIEVVRPDIYENIHRIDSFKKMIKETKPELIPINDLKSGPIRHKELPKTLTTRINMIFKTLSEVQLGTIDEFTDAFKRDIDPNTEIEIWERIAIQYHAVTNKRELSINKKKEIFAMLLQTSLGFDLNKFKFKYLTKEDISNISEDISELKL, encoded by the coding sequence ATGTCTTCAGAAGAACTGAAGAAGTATTTTGAAGATGCTTATGACAATTTAGATGATCAAATAAAAAGAATCCTAACTGAGGATATTGAAAGCAAAAATGGTAATGTTATAACTAGAATGGAAGAATCTAAAGAGTTAAATTGGGATGTATTCATTTGTCATGCTTCTGAAGACAAGGCTGATATTGTTGAACCTCTGGCTAAATGTCTCAGGTCATACGGTGTAAAAGTCTGGTATGATGATTTTACTTTAAAAGTAGGAGATAGTATTTCAAGATCGATTGATATGGGTTTAAGTAAATCTAAACAAGGAATAATTGTCATAAGTAAAGATTTTATTAGAAAAAGTGAAGGATGGCCTGGTCATGAACTAGGAGGAATGCGAGCCAAAAAAATGAAAGAAAAAACTAAAATAATCCCAATTTGGCATGGTGTTGATGAAGACGACATTATTGAATATAGTCCTTCTCTTCTTGATATTAAAGCAATAAATTCTAAAAGAATTAAACTTAAAGAAATTTGTTTATCCGTAATTGAAGTAGTAAGGCCAGATATTTATGAGAATATCCACCGAATTGATTCATTTAAAAAAATGATTAAAGAAACTAAACCTGAACTTATTCCAATAAATGATTTAAAATCAGGACCAATCAGACACAAAGAATTGCCAAAAACTTTGACAACAAGAATAAATATGATATTCAAAACCCTATCAGAAGTTCAATTAGGAACTATTGATGAATTTACAGATGCATTTAAGCGTGATATTGATCCTAATACAGAAATTGAAATCTGGGAAAGAATTGCTATTCAATATCATGCTGTGACTAATAAGAGGGAATTATCAATTAACAAAAAAAAGGAAATTTTTGCAATGTTACTTCAAACTTCTTTGGGATTTGATTTAAACAAATTTAAATTCAAGTATTTGACTAAAGAAGATATCTCAAATATATCTGAAGACATATCTGAATTAAAATTATAA
- a CDS encoding helicase-related protein — MVDIFQEYHDDAEDFKFHVGSGFFFLDGFGELYNKIDLKKLNLGSDTYLKHWGTRAPILVLMGKETNQTTKQALVNATNMIKYAFNAHNEEYLKFLEDLIEKDYIKFKVFTEQKFHAKIYFFYDARAIMDVFVGSANLTSSGMTRNIELTAPVNASYGIRKAHKVWFMKLWERATDDLNVLKIIQSYKSYDFIYYEPKKFFENLIKLMDKEYLFYDSDISDNTLLVKFQSFDFYQVMNILEKYNGCILASSVGLGKSYVALEVMRYTENNDMEALLIGPSNLVKGGVWNDYLDKYDLEVETLGFGDLQQSNFDATLYKDYDLIVIDEAHNLRNVSNRRNNMIELIKNSPNAKYLLLTATPINIRISDLNSLIDLFYDVNKYRWLNKELKGKYEKFKTKVNKLELAPEESKKLFDEVQELQRYIEQELIVKSTRSMIRKYFAEDLLKLAGTKELPEPEVIKEDYDYPKEYRQKFFDRLPDFLYDLNYEYTKFRMDERKGPTYIEDKNLIHMYRWLLYKRAESSIHSFYTSLNRLKNKLELYVAFLENNLLSADFGRFNNINELQERLNLAKSIYDDFEEQSKERIINNLNEDIIAVSEMLSELKELKENSCFRNDTKLEKLKTILKENDDKKCLIFTEYFDTLEYLYKNLKDDFSIDYVAGKNIEGQIMKPSQKDKRIKSFKEGIFNHLLSTEVLSEGFNIPEADIVINYDLPYNPVRLIQRVGRATRINVPKKIQIRNFHPDISIDQELQLIEKLKLRISNIISMIGIDYSIWSDTEQMIKDREKIESVNKCEVIRELKRRIAEENPEEIYQVNLKDESKLDILLRKSIEKYDINSEDIPITKPSKPIYTSLISNKKGFYGVYKFDNDFYEYGHPAEFIQQPLKPIKNYKNSDISLFCGIIKNKFREIEYLKEDQAMDDSKEIIIVNKLKKIQKKIIPLKSTINNIFSTKIYTNPQIKTIIDEIYMESSKKGFIFYKEISKIHKWKSQIETIIDEEYPEEIKVMETWVKDPESYKKNIKAFIQYQEEDNNV; from the coding sequence ATGGTAGATATATTTCAAGAATATCATGATGATGCAGAAGACTTTAAATTTCATGTTGGTTCAGGGTTTTTCTTTTTAGATGGTTTCGGAGAGTTATATAATAAAATAGACTTAAAAAAACTTAATCTCGGATCTGATACATATCTCAAACATTGGGGTACTCGTGCACCGATACTTGTACTAATGGGTAAGGAAACAAATCAAACTACTAAACAAGCATTGGTAAATGCAACGAATATGATAAAATATGCATTTAATGCCCATAATGAAGAATATTTAAAGTTTTTAGAGGATTTAATAGAAAAAGATTATATTAAATTTAAAGTTTTCACTGAACAAAAATTTCATGCTAAAATTTACTTTTTCTACGATGCTCGTGCTATCATGGATGTATTCGTAGGCTCAGCTAATTTAACATCTTCTGGAATGACCCGAAATATTGAACTCACAGCCCCTGTTAATGCATCATATGGAATAAGAAAAGCACATAAAGTATGGTTCATGAAATTATGGGAAAGAGCCACGGATGATTTAAATGTTCTAAAAATTATTCAATCTTACAAATCATATGATTTTATTTATTACGAACCAAAAAAATTCTTTGAAAACTTAATAAAACTTATGGACAAAGAATATCTGTTTTATGACTCAGATATTAGTGATAACACATTACTTGTAAAATTCCAAAGCTTTGACTTCTACCAAGTAATGAATATTTTAGAAAAGTATAATGGGTGCATTTTAGCATCTTCTGTTGGTTTAGGGAAATCATATGTAGCTTTAGAGGTTATGCGTTATACAGAAAATAATGATATGGAAGCATTACTTATTGGTCCTTCGAACCTGGTTAAAGGCGGTGTATGGAATGATTATCTTGATAAATATGATTTAGAGGTCGAAACATTAGGATTTGGTGATTTACAGCAAAGTAATTTTGATGCGACTTTGTATAAAGATTATGATTTAATTGTAATAGATGAAGCTCACAATCTTAGGAATGTATCTAATCGCAGGAACAATATGATTGAACTTATAAAGAACTCTCCTAATGCAAAATATTTATTATTAACTGCAACACCAATTAATATTAGGATTAGTGATTTAAATAGTCTTATTGATTTGTTTTATGATGTTAATAAGTACAGATGGCTAAATAAAGAACTTAAAGGTAAATATGAAAAATTTAAAACTAAGGTTAATAAATTAGAATTAGCCCCTGAAGAATCAAAAAAACTTTTTGATGAGGTTCAAGAACTTCAAAGATATATTGAACAGGAACTGATTGTTAAATCTACGAGAAGTATGATCAGAAAATATTTTGCAGAGGATTTATTAAAATTAGCTGGTACCAAAGAGCTACCTGAACCAGAGGTTATAAAAGAAGATTATGATTATCCTAAAGAGTACCGCCAGAAATTCTTTGATCGTTTACCTGATTTCCTTTATGATTTGAATTATGAATATACCAAATTTAGAATGGATGAAAGGAAAGGTCCTACATATATTGAAGATAAGAATTTAATTCATATGTATAGGTGGCTTTTATATAAGAGGGCAGAAAGTAGCATACATTCGTTTTACACTTCTTTGAACAGATTAAAAAATAAGTTAGAATTATATGTTGCTTTTCTAGAAAATAATTTATTATCTGCAGATTTTGGCCGATTTAATAATATAAATGAACTTCAAGAACGTTTAAACCTTGCTAAATCTATTTACGATGATTTTGAAGAGCAATCTAAGGAACGAATTATAAATAATTTAAACGAGGATATCATTGCCGTTAGTGAAATGCTTTCCGAGCTTAAAGAATTGAAAGAAAATAGTTGTTTTAGAAACGACACCAAATTAGAAAAATTAAAAACTATTCTCAAAGAAAATGATGATAAAAAATGTTTAATATTCACAGAGTACTTTGATACTCTAGAATATTTATATAAAAATCTTAAAGATGATTTTAGTATTGATTATGTTGCAGGTAAAAATATTGAAGGTCAAATAATGAAACCTTCACAAAAAGATAAAAGAATTAAGAGTTTTAAAGAGGGTATTTTTAATCATTTATTGTCAACTGAAGTTTTATCAGAAGGTTTTAACATTCCTGAAGCAGATATAGTCATAAATTACGATCTACCCTACAATCCTGTTCGATTAATTCAAAGAGTTGGTAGAGCAACTAGAATAAATGTTCCAAAAAAAATTCAGATCCGAAATTTCCATCCTGATATATCGATTGATCAAGAATTACAACTAATTGAAAAATTGAAATTAAGAATATCAAACATAATTAGTATGATTGGTATTGATTACAGTATTTGGTCTGATACAGAACAAATGATAAAAGATAGGGAGAAAATAGAAAGTGTTAACAAATGTGAAGTCATAAGAGAGTTGAAAAGAAGAATCGCCGAAGAAAATCCTGAAGAAATTTATCAAGTTAATTTAAAAGATGAATCTAAACTTGATATTCTTCTTAGAAAAAGCATTGAGAAATATGATATCAATTCAGAAGATATACCTATTACTAAACCATCTAAACCAATTTATACATCTTTAATTAGTAATAAAAAAGGATTTTACGGGGTATATAAATTTGATAATGATTTTTATGAATATGGTCATCCTGCTGAATTCATCCAGCAACCACTAAAACCAATTAAAAATTATAAAAATTCCGATATATCCTTATTTTGTGGAATAATAAAAAATAAATTTCGTGAAATTGAGTATCTAAAAGAAGATCAAGCAATGGATGATTCTAAAGAGATTATTATTGTAAATAAACTCAAAAAAATCCAAAAAAAAATTATTCCATTAAAGAGCACAATAAACAATATATTTTCAACTAAAATATATACAAATCCTCAAATAAAAACAATTATAGACGAAATTTATATGGAATCTTCAAAAAAAGGGTTTATATTCTATAAAGAGATATCTAAAATCCACAAATGGAAATCTCAAATAGAAACTATAATTGATGAAGAATATCCAGAAGAGATTAAAGTTATGGAAACATGGGTTAAAGATCCTGAATCATATAAAAAAAATATTAAAGCATTTATACAATACCAAGAGGAAGATAATAATGTTTAG